From Xenopus tropicalis strain Nigerian chromosome 3, UCB_Xtro_10.0, whole genome shotgun sequence, the proteins below share one genomic window:
- the gkn1.2 gene encoding gastrokine-1 isoform X1, translating into MKFLIATAVLLGIVLAQSQANDNIKINNSGNEGGRVSQNVNINNQDNIATINNLNGLDSWDSICDYGAGFAATRLLHKQACVITKINKDSFPSLAHLSAVAKDKKQSTNTELRTYTVNPRRVYNFGVFGRHVESMCKGLPSYTAQEMPEFQRGFGSCCSSSIITILGFNFCF; encoded by the exons ATGAAGTTCTTG ATTGCAACAGCCGTTCTTcttggaattgttttggctcAGTCTCAAGCCAATGAt AACATCAAAATTAACAACTCTGGGAATGAAGGTGGCAGGGTTTCCCAAAATGTTAATATCAATAACCAGGACAATATCGCCACTATTAACAATTTGAACGGCTTGGACTCCTGGGATTCCATTTGTGATTATGGAGCA GGATTTGCAGCTACCCGCCTGTTACACAAGCAAGCCTGTGTTATCACCAAAATCAACAAAGACTCCTTCCCCAGCCTGGCCCACCTGAGCGCCGTTGCGAAGGATAAAAAG CAATCAACTAATACTGAACTGCGAACATACACAGTCAACCCACGCCGTGTTTATAACTTTGGCGTGTTTGGGCGGCACGTTGAGTCTATGTGCAAGGGACTCCCTTCCTACACTGCTCAAGAGATGCCTG AATTCCAGAGAGGCTTTGGATCTTGCTGTTCTTCGAGCATCATCACAATTTTGGGTTTCAATTTCTGTTTTTAA
- the gkn1.2 gene encoding gastrokine-1 isoform X2 — MKFLIATAVLLGIVLAQSQANDNIKINNSGNEGGRVSQNVNINNQDNIATINNLNGLDSWDSICDYGAGFAATRLLHKQACVITKINKDSFPSLAHLSAVAKDKKQSTNTELRTYTVNPRRVYNFGVFGRHVESMCKGLPSYTAQEMPENVGGFALCHTNSMITILGISFCF, encoded by the exons ATGAAGTTCTTG ATTGCAACAGCCGTTCTTcttggaattgttttggctcAGTCTCAAGCCAATGAt AACATCAAAATTAACAACTCTGGGAATGAAGGTGGCAGGGTTTCCCAAAATGTTAATATCAATAACCAGGACAATATCGCCACTATTAACAATTTGAACGGCTTGGACTCCTGGGATTCCATTTGTGATTATGGAGCA GGATTTGCAGCTACCCGCCTGTTACACAAGCAAGCCTGTGTTATCACCAAAATCAACAAAGACTCCTTCCCCAGCCTGGCCCACCTGAGCGCCGTTGCGAAGGATAAAAAG CAATCAACTAATACTGAACTGCGAACATACACAGTCAACCCACGCCGTGTTTATAACTTTGGCGTGTTTGGGCGGCACGTTGAGTCTATGTGCAAGGGACTCCCTTCCTACACTGCTCAAGAGATGCCTG AGAATGTGGGAGGCTTTGCACTCTGCCATACCAACAGCATGATCACAATTCTGGGAATCAGTTTCTGCTTTTAA
- the gkn1 gene encoding gastrokine-1, with translation MKFLIVAALLGVSLTLSLANDNININNSGNDGGSVSQNVNINNANNIATINNLNGWNSWDSICDYGRGFAATRLFQKKICVVTKINKDSFPSLTQLSAIGKDKKRPSTTNLRTYTVNQKAIDNIGEYGQHIESLCKGLPTYTGQEMPVMEEGFALCHTSSIITILGISFCF, from the exons ATGAAGTTCTTG ATTGTAGCTGCCCTGCTGGGAGTTTCTCTGACTCTGTCTCTCGCAAATGAT AACATCAACATCAATAACTCTGGAAATGATGGAGGCAGTGTTTCTCAGAATGTCAATATCAACAATGCAAACAACATAGCCACCATTAACAATCTAAATGGATGGAATTCTTGGGATTCCATTTGTGATTATGGCAGA GGATTTGCAGCAACTCGCCTGTTTCAAAAGAAAATATGTGTGGTCACCAAAATCAACAAGGATTCCTTCCCCAGCCTGACCCAGCTGAGTGCTATTGGCAAGGATAAAAAG AGGCCATCCACCACCAACCTGAGGACCTATACAGTCAACCAGAAAGCCATTGACAACATTGGGGAATATGGGCAGCACATTGAATCTCTATGCAAAGGACTCCCAACGTACACTGGTCAGGAGATGCCAG TTATGGAGGAAGGCTTTGCCCTATGCCACACATCCAGCATCATCACAATTTTGGGGATTAGTTTCTGTTTTTAA